One region of Syntrophobacterales bacterium genomic DNA includes:
- a CDS encoding MmgE/PrpD family protein, with protein MSEEIISSQFAKFSCNLRFEELSAAHIANMKGYILDWLGSAHAGGELPSVRMIRKVAGSLGGHPESTSIPDAKKTSCLLAALVNGASSHVVEMDDLHRESILHPACVILPVVLALGERQHASGRGLIVAASIGYEIAIRVALAVGTDHYNYWHTTSTCGTYGAAAAAAKLLFLNEEQFVWAMGSAGTQAAGLWEFLADNAMSKQLHAGKAAQNGMLAALLAREGFTGARKILEGGKGFFVATSKNFDADKCTDGLGEVFHSDRNSLKYYASCGHTHSAIDAVLQATGGKTFKPAEVAEVRIRVYQAAIDLLGEIEPKSPYLAKFNLPFCIATALAYGHVQLGDFTEERLGDADLRALMAKVSFTVDPGLTKVYPRKWPAGATIALADGRQLSAENEYPKGDPENPLTASELIVKFQSLTDKILSEKQADRIADRVMNLEKIADANELLT; from the coding sequence ATGTCGGAAGAGATTATTTCCAGCCAATTCGCGAAATTTTCGTGCAATCTTCGTTTCGAAGAACTGAGCGCGGCGCATATCGCCAACATGAAGGGGTACATCCTGGACTGGCTGGGGTCGGCCCATGCGGGCGGGGAACTGCCGTCGGTCAGAATGATCAGGAAGGTTGCCGGCAGCCTCGGCGGCCATCCCGAATCCACGTCTATTCCCGACGCAAAAAAAACGAGCTGTCTATTGGCGGCTTTGGTCAACGGCGCTTCCTCGCATGTAGTAGAGATGGATGATCTGCATCGGGAATCCATTCTTCATCCGGCCTGCGTCATTCTTCCCGTGGTTCTTGCCTTGGGAGAACGGCAGCACGCCTCGGGCCGGGGGCTGATCGTCGCGGCTTCCATCGGTTATGAGATCGCGATCAGAGTGGCCCTTGCCGTCGGCACTGATCATTATAATTATTGGCACACGACTTCGACCTGCGGAACTTACGGGGCCGCAGCGGCGGCGGCCAAATTGCTTTTTCTGAACGAGGAGCAGTTCGTCTGGGCAATGGGTTCAGCAGGAACGCAAGCGGCGGGGCTCTGGGAGTTTCTTGCGGATAATGCGATGAGCAAACAGCTCCACGCGGGCAAGGCGGCGCAAAACGGAATGCTGGCGGCGCTCCTGGCCAGGGAGGGATTCACCGGCGCCCGGAAAATCCTGGAAGGGGGAAAAGGATTTTTTGTTGCCACCTCGAAGAATTTCGACGCGGACAAGTGCACCGACGGCCTGGGAGAGGTCTTTCACAGCGACCGCAATTCCTTGAAGTATTATGCCTCCTGCGGGCACACCCATTCCGCCATCGATGCCGTGCTTCAGGCCACGGGCGGGAAGACCTTCAAGCCCGCGGAAGTAGCGGAAGTCCGCATCCGCGTTTATCAGGCGGCAATCGACCTCCTGGGAGAAATCGAACCGAAGTCGCCGTACCTGGCAAAATTCAATCTGCCCTTCTGTATCGCGACGGCGCTGGCTTACGGCCACGTCCAACTGGGCGACTTCACCGAAGAGAGACTGGGCGATGCCGATTTGCGGGCACTGATGGCCAAGGTCAGTTTTACTGTGGATCCCGGGCTGACAAAGGTCTATCCGCGCAAGTGGCCCGCCGGTGCGACGATCGCGCTTGCCGACGGCCGCCAATTGAGCGCTGAAAACGAGTATCCCAAAGGGGATCCGGAAAACCCTCTGACGGCTTCCGAGCTGATCGTCAAATTCCAGAGCCTGACTGACAAAATACTCTCCGAAAAACAGGCGGACCGGATTGCCGACAGGGTGATGAACCTGGAAAAGATAGCGGACGCAAACGAACTTCTGACATAA
- a CDS encoding dihydrodipicolinate synthase family protein — protein sequence MANKEFFGIFPYLVTPLDEQGRLKEQVLADLVAHLIRQGVHGVTPLGSTGEAPYLDWATRKRTIEVVMSATAGRVPVVAGICSNSTQGAIQEAAEIEKLGVDGILTMMPGYFPLADAQVVGHFRAVARSVSCPIVLYTNPKFQTWDFTVEALRQLAEEPNIQYLKDASGNVGKLVSLASTLGGRIKIFSDTSSVPLFMFLIGGVGWMSGPACVIPKQSIELYETARQKRWDEAALLQIKQWPLNLAFQKFTLSACVKAGLEMQGFPVGPPLPPQKQLNAEERKALEKILRDLGAL from the coding sequence ATGGCAAACAAGGAATTTTTCGGAATTTTTCCCTATCTTGTCACGCCCCTGGATGAACAGGGGAGGCTCAAGGAACAGGTTCTTGCCGATCTCGTCGCTCACCTCATCCGCCAGGGGGTGCATGGCGTCACACCGCTGGGCAGCACCGGCGAGGCGCCTTACCTTGACTGGGCAACAAGAAAGCGAACCATCGAGGTCGTTATGAGCGCAACGGCAGGGCGAGTCCCCGTCGTCGCGGGAATTTGCAGCAATTCCACTCAGGGGGCCATCCAGGAAGCGGCAGAAATCGAAAAGCTGGGAGTGGACGGCATTCTCACGATGATGCCCGGTTACTTCCCGCTGGCCGACGCCCAGGTTGTCGGACATTTCCGCGCCGTCGCCCGTTCGGTATCCTGCCCCATTGTCCTCTATACGAATCCGAAGTTTCAGACCTGGGACTTTACCGTCGAGGCGCTGCGCCAGCTTGCCGAAGAGCCAAACATCCAGTACCTGAAGGATGCCTCCGGGAATGTGGGCAAGCTCGTCTCTCTGGCGTCAACCCTGGGCGGCCGGATCAAAATTTTCAGCGATACTTCTTCCGTTCCCCTGTTCATGTTCCTGATCGGCGGCGTCGGCTGGATGTCCGGCCCCGCCTGCGTGATCCCCAAACAAAGCATTGAGCTGTACGAAACGGCACGGCAGAAGCGCTGGGACGAAGCGGCGCTCCTGCAGATCAAGCAATGGCCGCTTAACCTGGCCTTCCAGAAATTCACCCTGTCGGCCTGCGTAAAGGCGGGTTTGGAGATGCAGGGATTTCCCGTCGGCCCACCCCTGCCGCCGCAAAAGCAGTTGAATGCCGAGGAAAGAAAGGCCCTGGAAAAGATTCTGCGCGATCTCGGAGCGCTTTAG
- a CDS encoding DJ-1/PfpI family protein translates to MQELRSKSLTMEKRKQTGIVIFNDVEVLDYCGPFEVFSVTRLNELKRREEPSPFNVFLVAETKDIVVAAGGMKVVPDYALADCPPLDILVVPGGWGTRAEMNNGRLLGWLAERANQVETLASVCTGALLLGKAGLLDGKRATTHWRSLAWMQELFPKTRVERHLHFVEDGALYTSAGISAGIDMSLKIVARHFGEAVARAAAKQMEYPYPESDARRISID, encoded by the coding sequence ATGCAGGAGTTGAGGAGTAAGTCACTAACTATGGAGAAGCGCAAGCAGACAGGCATCGTTATCTTCAACGACGTGGAAGTGCTTGATTACTGCGGCCCCTTCGAGGTCTTTTCCGTGACCCGCTTGAACGAGCTAAAACGGCGGGAAGAGCCCTCTCCCTTCAACGTTTTTCTGGTTGCCGAGACCAAAGACATTGTGGTTGCCGCCGGCGGGATGAAGGTCGTTCCGGACTATGCACTCGCCGATTGCCCGCCGCTTGATATCCTCGTCGTTCCCGGCGGCTGGGGGACGAGGGCGGAAATGAACAACGGGCGGCTCCTCGGCTGGCTTGCCGAGCGCGCCAATCAGGTGGAAACCCTCGCTTCGGTCTGCACCGGCGCCCTGTTGCTCGGGAAAGCCGGGCTCCTTGACGGCAAGCGGGCGACTACGCATTGGCGCTCGCTTGCCTGGATGCAGGAGCTGTTTCCGAAAACCCGTGTCGAGCGGCATCTGCATTTTGTTGAAGATGGCGCCCTTTACACCTCCGCCGGCATCTCCGCCGGCATCGACATGTCGCTGAAAATTGTTGCCCGCCATTTTGGAGAAGCCGTCGCGCGGGCAGCGGCCAAACAGATGGAATACCCTTACCCGGAAAGCGATGCCCGGAGGATTTCGATAGATTGA
- the pcaC gene encoding 4-carboxymuconolactone decarboxylase: protein MEKKRYEEGLAVRKAVLGDEYVEKSLRSANDFTRPMQELVTEYCWGEIWTRPGLDRKTRSFLNLAMLTALNRPHEIRLHVRGALNNGVTREEMMEVFMQSAIYCGVPAALDAMGVAREVFAEIDAGK from the coding sequence ATGGAAAAGAAACGCTATGAAGAGGGGCTGGCCGTCAGGAAGGCCGTTCTGGGGGACGAATACGTAGAAAAGTCGCTGCGCTCGGCCAATGACTTTACCCGCCCGATGCAGGAGCTGGTGACCGAATACTGCTGGGGCGAGATCTGGACCAGGCCCGGCCTCGACCGCAAAACCAGAAGCTTTCTCAATCTTGCCATGCTGACGGCGCTGAACCGCCCGCATGAAATCAGACTGCATGTGCGGGGGGCGCTCAATAACGGCGTGACCAGAGAGGAAATGATGGAGGTTTTCATGCAGAGCGCCATCTACTGCGGTGTTCCCGCTGCGCTCGATGCGATGGGAGTCGCCCGGGAGGTCTTTGCGGAAATTGACGCCGGGAAATGA
- a CDS encoding 2Fe-2S iron-sulfur cluster binding domain-containing protein has product MQLRLIIERFDPQTNDAAYRQTFTVDWERHETVLDVLLKARRQDPALAFRRSCRSGICGSCAMQIGNISRLACQTLVRDVTGDGGELEIKPLPGFRQLKDLVVDLEPFFAALKRVLPWVITGPHHDGLISPEVSARIETPATCILCGVCDAAIPQNGPVTSAALVKNVRLAVDPRDALGSERMKSAGLTGEGLQTFRELLANICPKGIKLPPVVQE; this is encoded by the coding sequence ATGCAACTCAGGTTAATTATTGAGCGGTTCGATCCGCAGACCAATGATGCTGCTTACCGTCAGACATTCACCGTTGACTGGGAGCGGCACGAGACCGTGCTGGATGTGTTGCTCAAAGCGAGGCGTCAGGATCCGGCGCTTGCCTTTAGACGCTCCTGCCGCAGCGGCATCTGCGGCTCCTGCGCGATGCAGATTGGAAACATTTCCCGTCTGGCCTGCCAGACGCTGGTAAGAGATGTGACAGGCGACGGGGGCGAGCTTGAAATCAAGCCGCTGCCTGGGTTCCGTCAGCTCAAGGACCTGGTTGTGGACTTGGAGCCTTTCTTCGCGGCGCTGAAGCGGGTGCTGCCCTGGGTCATTACCGGACCGCACCATGATGGGCTAATTTCCCCTGAAGTTTCGGCGAGGATTGAGACTCCCGCAACCTGCATCCTGTGCGGCGTGTGCGATGCCGCGATTCCTCAGAACGGTCCGGTTACTTCCGCTGCCCTGGTGAAAAACGTGCGGCTGGCCGTTGATCCCCGGGATGCCCTGGGGAGCGAGAGAATGAAGAGTGCCGGCTTGACCGGGGAGGGACTGCAAACATTTCGGGAACTGCTGGCAAATATCTGCCCCAAGGGCATCAAGTTGCCGCCCGTGGTACAGGAATAA
- a CDS encoding FAD-binding protein: protein MIFHDIVIVGGGLTGLMAAVEAPPGTDVALISKIYPTRSHSGAAQGGFNAAMAEDDSVENHVFDTVKGSDYLGDQDAIETLCSEGPEVIRKLEQMGVPWSRTPEGRPAQRSLGGASFPRACYSADISGHAVLHTLYERALAAGVRIYPEWHLVELLLEEGRLAGLLVYDLATGRLEVVRCRVALLATGGYGRIFRKTTNGHANTGDGTAIAYRAGAVLSDMEFVQFHPTTLYGTNILISEAARGDGGYLRNAAGERFMARYAPQKMELAPRDVVSRSIFQEIKDGRGLGEGYINLDLTHLGADKIHRLLPQVNELAHLYAAVDSSQTPIPIEPAQHYSMGGIRVNRDCETSIPGLLAAGETANVSVHGANRLGGNSLLETVVFGRRAGRRMLEMVKRPMPPRPRVSLERALSNWQANFGVGAPRQSDDSVFAIREDMGRIMTDKVGVFRTGVELKQAMEELAVLRSRYAALRVPAGEHSFNQQLIDHMELGFMLELSEMTAGAAWRRTESRGAHFRIDYPRRNDPDWLHHTLIRRGDDGRPIYEAGTVAFTRFQPQERGY, encoded by the coding sequence ATGATTTTTCATGACATTGTTATCGTTGGCGGGGGGCTGACAGGGTTGATGGCAGCCGTGGAGGCGCCGCCCGGAACGGACGTGGCCTTAATCAGCAAGATTTATCCTACCCGCTCGCACAGCGGGGCTGCCCAGGGCGGCTTTAACGCCGCAATGGCAGAGGATGACTCGGTGGAGAACCACGTGTTCGACACGGTTAAGGGGAGCGACTACCTGGGGGATCAGGACGCCATTGAGACGCTCTGTTCCGAGGGGCCGGAGGTAATCCGCAAGCTGGAACAGATGGGCGTGCCCTGGTCCCGAACCCCGGAGGGCCGCCCGGCCCAACGTTCACTGGGGGGCGCCAGTTTTCCGCGGGCGTGCTACTCTGCCGACATCTCCGGTCATGCGGTGCTGCATACCCTGTATGAGCGCGCCTTGGCCGCCGGGGTGCGCATCTACCCGGAATGGCATCTGGTGGAGCTGTTGCTGGAAGAGGGCCGTCTGGCGGGACTTCTGGTTTATGACTTGGCAACAGGGCGACTGGAAGTAGTGCGCTGCCGGGTGGCGCTCCTGGCCACCGGCGGGTATGGAAGGATTTTCCGTAAGACTACCAACGGCCATGCCAACACGGGGGACGGCACGGCCATTGCCTACCGGGCGGGGGCCGTCCTGTCCGACATGGAGTTCGTACAGTTCCACCCCACCACCCTCTATGGCACCAACATCCTGATTTCGGAAGCGGCCCGGGGCGATGGCGGTTATCTGCGCAACGCCGCGGGAGAAAGGTTCATGGCCCGGTACGCCCCCCAGAAGATGGAGCTGGCGCCCCGGGACGTGGTGTCCCGCTCCATCTTCCAGGAAATCAAGGATGGGCGAGGTCTGGGCGAAGGCTACATAAATCTCGATCTTACCCACCTGGGGGCGGACAAGATCCACCGGCTGTTGCCCCAGGTAAATGAACTGGCCCATCTTTACGCCGCAGTGGACTCGAGCCAAACCCCGATCCCCATTGAGCCCGCCCAGCATTACAGCATGGGGGGCATCAGGGTTAACCGGGACTGCGAAACCAGCATCCCCGGATTACTGGCCGCCGGCGAGACGGCAAACGTCAGCGTCCACGGGGCCAATCGCCTGGGGGGCAACTCCCTGCTGGAAACGGTGGTGTTCGGCCGCCGGGCCGGCAGGCGCATGTTGGAGATGGTTAAGCGGCCCATGCCGCCCAGGCCGCGCGTTTCCTTAGAGAGGGCGTTGTCAAACTGGCAGGCCAATTTCGGCGTCGGCGCACCCCGACAGTCAGATGACTCGGTATTTGCCATCCGGGAGGACATGGGTCGCATCATGACGGATAAAGTGGGAGTGTTCCGCACCGGGGTTGAACTTAAGCAGGCAATGGAGGAATTGGCCGTCCTGCGCAGCCGCTATGCAGCGCTGCGGGTGCCTGCCGGGGAACATTCCTTTAACCAGCAGCTCATTGACCACATGGAATTGGGCTTCATGCTGGAGCTCAGCGAAATGACCGCCGGCGCCGCCTGGAGGCGCACGGAAAGTCGCGGCGCCCATTTCCGGATTGACTACCCGCGGCGGAATGACCCCGACTGGCTGCACCACACGCTGATTCGCCGCGGCGACGACGGGCGGCCGATTTATGAAGCGGGCACTGTCGCCTTCACCCGGTTCCAGCCCCAGGAAAGGGGGTATTGA
- a CDS encoding ABC transporter ATP-binding protein, with protein sequence MALIAAEQITKEYRVGEVAVQALRGVSFEIEPASFVSFVGPSGSGKTTLLNLIGCLGKPTAGNMRVADTDVASLDRKASAAFRGKTIGFIFQDFNLLPVLTVYENIEYPLLMVQKVSAQERQKRVTALLSDVGMADQRDKRPDQISGGQKQRVAVARALVTNPMLVLADEPTANLDHDTAYMVLNLMKQMRDEFKTTFIFSTHDPKIVGEAEIIFTLEDGKLNGAKNKGGNGHGQSL encoded by the coding sequence GTGGCCTTAATTGCAGCAGAGCAGATAACCAAGGAATACCGGGTGGGCGAGGTGGCGGTTCAGGCCCTCCGGGGCGTCAGTTTCGAGATCGAACCCGCCTCGTTCGTCTCCTTTGTCGGACCGTCGGGAAGCGGGAAGACGACCCTTTTGAACCTCATCGGCTGTTTGGGCAAGCCGACGGCGGGGAACATGAGAGTTGCCGACACCGATGTGGCCTCCCTGGACCGCAAGGCGAGCGCGGCCTTCCGGGGAAAGACCATCGGTTTCATTTTTCAGGACTTCAACCTCCTGCCGGTTTTGACGGTTTACGAGAACATTGAATATCCCCTTTTGATGGTGCAGAAGGTCTCGGCCCAGGAACGTCAGAAGCGGGTAACCGCCCTGTTGTCGGATGTCGGGATGGCCGATCAGCGGGACAAGCGGCCCGACCAGATCTCGGGTGGGCAGAAGCAGCGGGTGGCCGTTGCCCGCGCGCTGGTGACGAACCCTATGCTGGTGCTGGCGGACGAACCGACGGCCAATCTGGACCACGATACAGCCTACATGGTGCTCAACCTGATGAAGCAGATGCGGGACGAGTTCAAGACGACCTTTATCTTCTCAACCCACGACCCAAAGATCGTGGGCGAGGCGGAAATCATCTTTACACTCGAAGACGGCAAGCTAAACGGGGCAAAGAACAAGGGAGGAAACGGCCATGGGCAATCTCTTTAA
- a CDS encoding Spy/CpxP family protein refolding chaperone gives MMKAKFNIHKVVTAVAVIVLAAVVASPAMAYRGMAGGFDRGPGGYGMMDPTRGLDLTAEQTAKINALREAHLKDIQPLQAQLYAKNGELRNLWLAKTPDQEKILALQKEGRNLRDQLMDKLTAYRLEARKILTPEQLAKVQSYGLGRGMARGGAGMRGGFAPGWGIR, from the coding sequence ATGATGAAAGCAAAGTTTAACATTCACAAAGTGGTAACAGCAGTAGCGGTGATCGTCCTGGCGGCGGTCGTGGCCTCCCCGGCGATGGCCTATCGGGGGATGGCGGGCGGGTTTGACAGGGGACCCGGCGGTTACGGGATGATGGATCCGACGCGAGGGCTCGATCTGACGGCTGAGCAGACCGCGAAGATCAACGCCCTGCGCGAGGCGCACCTCAAGGATATCCAGCCCCTCCAGGCCCAGCTCTACGCCAAAAATGGAGAGTTGAGAAATCTCTGGCTGGCCAAGACGCCGGATCAGGAGAAGATACTCGCCCTGCAGAAGGAGGGAAGGAACCTCCGCGATCAATTGATGGACAAGCTGACCGCCTACCGCCTGGAGGCGCGCAAGATTCTGACGCCTGAGCAGTTGGCGAAGGTGCAGTCTTATGGGCTGGGGCGGGGAATGGCCCGCGGCGGAGCCGGCATGCGGGGTGGTTTCGCCCCCGGCTGGGGAATACGTTAA
- a CDS encoding DsbA family protein, with product MGLKRVSVVGVLSLLLIWLSAAGSGWAEARNQTFPSFGSGAVEVRLYTDYFCPPCRGMEPGAVQILKDLLKKNAIRLILVDVPLNRLTPLFSRNFLYALRKNNGAEHALLVRSILMEASTNKEIATQELIEALFKGKGIAFAVWDPKFAFDRYNKLLQEDKINATPTCVIIKNGQKKTFIGVDNIINALKVLQ from the coding sequence ATGGGATTAAAAAGGGTGTCTGTGGTAGGGGTGCTCTCGCTGCTTCTGATCTGGTTGAGCGCGGCGGGGAGCGGATGGGCGGAAGCACGAAACCAGACTTTTCCCTCTTTCGGCTCGGGGGCTGTAGAAGTGCGGCTTTACACCGATTATTTTTGCCCCCCCTGTCGGGGAATGGAACCAGGCGCTGTCCAGATTCTGAAAGACCTGCTCAAGAAAAACGCGATCCGCCTTATCCTGGTGGACGTTCCTTTGAACCGGCTCACGCCGCTTTTTTCCAGGAATTTTCTTTACGCCCTTAGGAAAAACAACGGCGCTGAACATGCCTTGCTGGTGCGCAGCATCCTCATGGAAGCTTCCACCAACAAGGAGATTGCGACCCAGGAACTAATCGAGGCGCTCTTCAAGGGAAAGGGAATTGCCTTTGCAGTCTGGGATCCCAAGTTCGCCTTCGACCGCTACAACAAGTTGTTGCAGGAGGACAAAATCAACGCAACTCCTACCTGCGTCATTATCAAGAACGGCCAGAAGAAGACGTTCATCGGTGTTGATAATATTATTAACGCCCTCAAGGTCCTGCAATAA
- a CDS encoding glycoside hydrolase family 57 protein — protein MPSVCCYFQVHQPLRHRHFTVFDFKQGLSYEDEENNRQILNKVAAKCYLPTNRIMLDLIRKHGGDFRISFSITGVMLEQLERYNPQVLDSFKRLADTGCVEFLGETYYHSLAFLYSLREFREQVALHGEKIKALFGQTPQTFRNTELIYSNDLARVIEKMRYKAILAEGADHVLEWRSPNHVYQPAGCTKLKLLLRNYRLSDDIAFRFSNRQWPEYPLTADKFARWLHRTDAACQTINLFMDYETFGEHQWADTGIFDFLKAFPGEVLKDPDFRFQTPREVVRDNDSAAQLDVPNPVSWADVERDLTAWSGNSLQKDAIDSLYGLERKVRKTKNAVILSVWRRLQTSDHFYYMCTKWFADGDVHKYFNPYASPYDAYINYMNILADFSDAMSAQAYRREAQPIL, from the coding sequence ATGCCTTCGGTATGCTGTTATTTTCAGGTTCATCAGCCATTGCGCCACCGCCATTTTACCGTTTTTGACTTCAAACAGGGGCTCTCGTACGAGGATGAGGAAAATAACCGGCAGATTTTGAACAAGGTGGCCGCGAAATGTTACCTGCCGACGAACCGGATCATGCTCGACCTGATCCGGAAACACGGAGGCGATTTCCGGATTTCTTTCTCGATTACGGGTGTCATGCTCGAACAGTTGGAGAGGTACAATCCGCAGGTTCTCGACAGCTTCAAGCGGCTGGCCGATACCGGATGTGTGGAGTTCCTGGGAGAGACCTATTACCACTCCCTGGCCTTTCTGTATTCCCTGCGGGAGTTCAGGGAGCAGGTGGCGCTGCACGGGGAAAAAATCAAAGCCCTCTTTGGTCAGACGCCCCAGACCTTCCGAAATACCGAGCTGATTTACAGCAACGACCTGGCGAGGGTCATCGAGAAGATGCGCTACAAAGCGATCCTCGCCGAGGGTGCGGACCATGTCCTCGAATGGCGGAGTCCCAACCATGTCTATCAGCCCGCAGGGTGTACGAAACTTAAGCTCCTCCTCCGCAATTACCGGCTTTCCGATGACATTGCCTTCCGCTTCTCCAATCGACAGTGGCCGGAATACCCCCTTACGGCGGACAAGTTTGCCCGCTGGCTCCACCGGACGGATGCCGCCTGCCAGACGATCAATCTTTTTATGGATTACGAGACATTTGGCGAGCACCAGTGGGCGGATACGGGGATATTTGACTTCCTTAAGGCGTTCCCGGGCGAGGTCTTGAAAGATCCGGACTTTCGGTTTCAAACGCCGCGGGAAGTCGTCCGGGATAACGATTCGGCGGCGCAACTGGATGTGCCGAATCCCGTGTCGTGGGCGGATGTCGAGCGTGATCTGACGGCCTGGAGCGGAAACTCCCTGCAGAAAGACGCCATTGATTCCTTATATGGACTGGAACGAAAAGTCAGAAAAACAAAAAATGCCGTGATTCTAAGCGTCTGGCGAAGGCTTCAAACCTCCGACCATTTCTATTACATGTGCACCAAGTGGTTTGCCGACGGGGATGTCCACAAGTATTTCAACCCCTATGCGTCGCCCTACGACGCCTATATCAATTATATGAACATCCTGGCGGATTTTTCTGATGCAATGTCGGCGCAGGCATATAGGCGGGAGGCGCAGCCAATTTTATGA
- a CDS encoding glycosyltransferase family 4 protein: MRVFMLGWEFPPHISGGLGTACLGITLGLSQLGAEVIFVLPKIRGEQRPSHVNLVSASDIPWGDGSGTKIFTEAVQFRAIESALRPYATLLPGAAPFSRGILADLKPSQGTGELAGDYGPDLFREVSDYGRAAGVLAGKESFDVIHGHDWMTVTAGIEARNVSGRPYIYHIHSLEFDRSGENVNRQVYDIERCGLENADHIISVSHYTKNVIVNRYGISPDKITVVHNAVSRGEGRLFSRVEKRTGAKIVLFLGRITFQKGPDYFIEAAARVLEKIPDVTFIMAGAGDMMSRMIERVAELKIGRNFHFAGFLEGEEVERIYAMSDLYVMPSVSEPFGISPLEAMLYDVPVIISKQSGVSEILHHALKVNFWDVDELADKMIGALRHPALVMEMTTRAREELKNIRWNAAAEKILSVYRRFCK; encoded by the coding sequence ATGCGCGTTTTTATGTTAGGCTGGGAATTTCCTCCCCATATCAGCGGCGGACTGGGAACTGCCTGTTTGGGGATCACTCTGGGACTGAGCCAATTGGGCGCAGAGGTTATTTTCGTCCTGCCGAAAATAAGGGGGGAACAGCGTCCATCTCATGTGAATCTGGTATCGGCGTCGGATATCCCTTGGGGCGACGGTTCCGGAACGAAAATCTTTACAGAGGCCGTACAATTCAGGGCAATTGAATCTGCCTTGAGGCCATACGCAACTCTCCTACCGGGGGCCGCGCCCTTTTCACGGGGCATCCTGGCAGATCTGAAGCCGAGTCAGGGCACGGGGGAACTCGCCGGCGATTATGGCCCCGACCTCTTCCGGGAAGTGAGCGACTATGGGCGAGCGGCAGGTGTTCTTGCGGGGAAGGAGAGCTTCGATGTCATCCACGGGCATGATTGGATGACCGTCACTGCGGGAATCGAGGCCCGGAATGTAAGCGGCAGGCCCTATATCTACCATATCCACTCCCTGGAATTCGACCGGAGCGGCGAGAACGTCAATCGTCAGGTTTACGACATCGAGCGTTGCGGACTTGAGAATGCCGATCATATTATCAGCGTGAGCCATTACACGAAGAATGTCATCGTGAACCGCTACGGCATAAGCCCCGACAAGATTACGGTTGTCCACAACGCCGTTTCCCGCGGCGAGGGGCGCTTATTTTCCCGTGTTGAGAAACGGACCGGCGCCAAGATTGTTCTCTTCCTCGGGAGGATCACGTTTCAAAAGGGGCCCGACTACTTCATCGAGGCGGCAGCGAGGGTGCTGGAGAAGATCCCGGACGTGACTTTTATCATGGCCGGCGCCGGAGACATGATGTCCCGGATGATCGAAAGGGTGGCCGAGTTGAAAATTGGACGCAACTTTCATTTTGCCGGCTTTCTGGAGGGCGAAGAGGTGGAGCGAATATATGCCATGAGCGATCTCTATGTCATGCCGAGCGTCTCCGAACCCTTTGGGATATCGCCTCTGGAAGCCATGCTTTATGATGTTCCCGTCATCATATCGAAACAGTCGGGGGTCTCCGAGATTCTTCACCACGCATTGAAAGTGAACTTCTGGGACGTCGATGAACTGGCCGACAAGATGATCGGGGCGCTCAGGCATCCGGCTCTGGTAATGGAGATGACGACCAGAGCGCGGGAAGAACTGAAAAACATTCGCTGGAACGCGGCCGCGGAAAAAATCCTGTCGGTTTACCGCAGGTTCTGCAAATAG
- a CDS encoding metalloregulator ArsR/SmtB family transcription factor, producing the protein MITFYKAELRVKVVKAMAHPVRLMVIEFLQGRERSFSEIFKLFQFDKSTISKHLLVLKESGVISSRKTGREMIYKLEVPCAVDFFRCANVIIKDRVNKELQFLSR; encoded by the coding sequence ATGATAACCTTCTACAAAGCGGAATTAAGGGTAAAAGTTGTCAAGGCGATGGCCCATCCAGTGCGTCTGATGGTCATCGAATTTCTCCAGGGCAGAGAGCGCTCCTTTTCAGAAATATTCAAACTGTTTCAATTCGATAAATCCACAATCTCCAAACACCTGCTCGTTCTTAAGGAATCAGGGGTCATTTCTTCACGGAAAACCGGGAGGGAAATGATCTATAAACTCGAAGTCCCGTGTGCTGTGGATTTCTTCCGGTGCGCCAATGTTATCATTAAAGACAGAGTAAATAAGGAACTGCAGTTTCTGAGCAGATAA